One Tamandua tetradactyla isolate mTamTet1 chromosome 20, mTamTet1.pri, whole genome shotgun sequence DNA segment encodes these proteins:
- the LOC143664414 gene encoding olfactory receptor 2T1: MEEYNTSSTDFTFMGLFNRQDTSGLLFTIISVIFITALMANGVMIFLIRTDSCLHTPMYFLLSHLSFIDMMYISTIVPKMLVDYLLGQRSISFVGCTAQHFLYLTLVGAEFFLLGLMAYDRYVAICNPLRYPVLMSRRICWMIIAGSWFGGVLDGFLLTPITMSFPFCRSREINHFFCEAPAVLKLACADTALYETVMYVCCVLMLLIPFSVVIASYARILTTVHRMSSAEGRKKAFATCSSHMTVVTLFYGAAMYTYMVPHSYHKPAQDKVFSVFYTILTPMLNPLIYSLRNRDVTGALKRALGRLKAPQGMSGHVF; encoded by the coding sequence ATGGAGGAATACAACACATCTTCTACAGACTTCACCTTCATGGGGCTCTTCAACAGACAGGATACCTCAGGTCTTCTTTTCACCATCATCTCTGTCATCTTCATCACTGCACTGATGGCCAACGGGGTCATGATCTTCCTGATCCGCACAGACTCGTgcctccacacccccatgtacttcctcCTCAGTCATCTCTCCTTCATAGACATGATGTACATCTCCACCATCGTGCCCAAGATGCTGGTTGATTATCTGCTGGGCCAGAGAAGCATCTCCTTTGTGGGGTGCACAGCTCAGCACTTCCTGTACCTCACCCTTGTGGGGGCTGAATTCTTCCTTCTGGGCCTGATGGCTTATGACCGCTACGTGGCCATCTGCAACCCTCTGAGATACCCTGTCCTCATGAGCCGACGGATCTGCTGGATGATCATAGCAGGTTCCTGGTTCGGGGGTGTGCTGGATGGCTTCCTCCTAACCCCCATCACTATGAGCTTTCCCTTCTGCAGGTCCAGGGAGATTAACCATTTCTTCTGTGAGGCTCCTGCTGTCCTGAAGTTGGCGTGCGCAGACACCGCCCTCTACGAGACCGTGATGTATGTGTGCTGTGTTCTGATGCTGCTGATCCCGTTCTCTGTGGTGATTGCCTCTTACGCCAGAATCCTGACCACGGTCCACCGCATGAGCTCAGCGGAAGGCAGAAAGAAGGCGTTTGCCACCTGTTCTTCTCACATGACCGTGGTCACCCTGTTCTACGGGGCCGCCATGTACACGTACATGGTACCGCACTCCTACCATAAGCCAGCCCAGGACAAAGTCTTCTCTGTCTTCTACACCATCCTCACCCCCATGCTGAACCCCCTCATCTACAGCCTGAGGAACAGGGATGTGACTGGAGCTCTGAAGAGGGCCCTGGGGAGGCTCAAGGCTCCTCAAGGAATGTCTGGGCATGTCTTTTGA